One window from the genome of Pseudonocardia hierapolitana encodes:
- a CDS encoding LpqB family beta-propeller domain-containing protein: MSRRPASLVPALLIALAALAGCASVPESSPVQVLRQVGGGEDALVPPGPVAGSNPLDLVRDFVFASGSSTERHGAARRFLSADAEGWDDSAGLTVLDGQFDTVPAPGAASPSSDITTIRIRGTAIGRLTSSGSFEPVQALFQQDVTVVRRDGQWRISELPPGVVVPLSVFRDNYKPVRTWFVDPVRRLVVADVRHVPSVPARAQSARVMELLLAGPSGALTGAAVSLLPPGAQLRSNLTTSDDGAVIVDLTRLGDLDESSRMLLAAQVVLSLSEVNVGRVRLLADGEPLLPDRQDLTREDVAGLSAEIEPGADVPGLVVAGGRVRQLSGPEPSAPLPGALGDGTFDVESAASTVDGKRLAAVAQVGGQRTLLVGNGAAGGVAAVPLTAGTMTRPSWTPTGGEVWTVLDSAVVARVLVDNTAPPRTGRVNADDLAALGPIQDLRLSRDGMRVVAVVGGGLHTGAVARTIDGEVAIRNVRRLRSDDLGAVVAADWRSTESIVAITRNPEMLVGQVTVDGLVVQQIVSNNLTAPLTAVAAAANRPLWVTDQTGVWSFGGGDQAAWRQVLAGAPDAVPLYPG, translated from the coding sequence GTGAGCCGCCGTCCCGCCTCGCTCGTGCCGGCCCTCCTCATCGCGCTCGCCGCGCTCGCCGGTTGCGCGAGCGTGCCCGAGAGCTCCCCGGTCCAGGTGCTGCGCCAGGTCGGCGGCGGCGAGGACGCGCTGGTCCCGCCCGGCCCGGTGGCGGGCAGCAACCCACTGGACCTCGTCCGCGACTTCGTGTTCGCCTCCGGCAGCAGCACCGAGCGGCACGGCGCCGCCCGCCGGTTCCTGTCCGCCGACGCGGAGGGCTGGGACGACTCCGCAGGCCTCACCGTGCTCGACGGGCAGTTCGACACCGTCCCGGCCCCGGGCGCGGCCAGCCCGAGCTCCGACATCACCACGATCCGGATCCGCGGCACGGCGATCGGCCGCCTCACCTCGTCGGGGTCGTTCGAGCCCGTCCAGGCCTTGTTCCAGCAGGACGTCACCGTCGTCCGCCGCGACGGCCAGTGGCGGATCTCCGAGCTGCCGCCGGGGGTCGTCGTGCCGCTCTCGGTCTTCCGCGACAACTACAAGCCGGTGCGCACCTGGTTCGTCGACCCGGTCCGCAGGCTCGTCGTCGCCGACGTTCGCCACGTGCCGAGCGTCCCGGCGCGGGCCCAGTCCGCGCGGGTGATGGAGCTGCTGCTCGCCGGGCCGTCCGGGGCGCTGACCGGGGCGGCCGTCTCCCTGCTCCCACCCGGCGCGCAGCTGCGGTCGAACCTGACGACGAGCGACGACGGGGCGGTGATCGTCGACCTCACCCGCCTCGGCGACCTCGACGAGTCGTCCCGGATGCTGCTCGCCGCCCAGGTGGTGCTGTCGCTGTCGGAGGTGAACGTCGGGCGCGTCCGGCTGCTGGCCGACGGCGAGCCGCTCCTGCCCGACCGGCAGGACCTCACCCGCGAGGACGTCGCAGGGCTCTCCGCCGAGATCGAGCCGGGCGCCGACGTGCCGGGGCTCGTCGTGGCGGGTGGGCGCGTGCGCCAGCTCAGCGGTCCGGAACCCAGTGCGCCGCTGCCCGGCGCACTGGGCGACGGCACCTTCGACGTCGAGTCCGCGGCGTCCACCGTCGACGGGAAGCGGCTCGCCGCTGTGGCCCAGGTCGGCGGGCAGCGCACGCTCCTCGTCGGCAACGGGGCCGCGGGCGGCGTCGCGGCGGTCCCGCTCACCGCAGGCACCATGACCAGGCCGTCCTGGACGCCCACCGGCGGCGAGGTGTGGACAGTCCTGGACTCCGCGGTCGTCGCCCGCGTGCTCGTCGACAACACGGCGCCGCCCCGCACCGGCCGGGTCAACGCCGACGACCTCGCCGCGCTCGGGCCGATCCAGGACCTCCGGCTGTCGCGGGACGGAATGCGCGTCGTCGCGGTCGTCGGCGGTGGTCTCCACACCGGTGCCGTCGCCCGCACCATCGACGGCGAGGTCGCGATCCGCAACGTCCGCAGGCTGCGGTCGGACGACCTCGGCGCGGTCGTGGCAGCGGACTGGCGCTCCACCGAGTCGATCGTCGCGATCACCCGCAATCCCGAGATGCTGGTCGGGCAGGTCACCGTCGACGGCCTCGTCGTCCAGCAGATCGTGAGCAACAACCTCACCGCCCCGCTGACCGCGGTCGCGGCCGCCGCCAACCGCCCCCTGTGGGTCACCGACCAGACCGGCGTCTGGAGCTTCGGCGGCGGCGACCAGGCCGCGTGGCGCCAGGTGCTCGCAGGCGCCCCTGACGCCGTCCCCCTCTACCCGGGCTGA
- a CDS encoding ComF family protein: MDVRGLGAALVDLVLPGDCAGCGAPVHPWCPRCRADLGPPTRPYLPGGPPVLAVGRYTGPLRSALLRYKERGRRDLAGPLAAMLAAALDEAVGPPPVCLVPAPSRAAAARERGGDHVARLCRAVAARRPGVRVARPLRLASRARDSVGLDAEQRAANLAGRVRVRPAALPAPGTASVLLVDDVVTTGATLRTCDDALAAAGVAVWAAVVLCDATTAR, from the coding sequence GTGGACGTGCGAGGGCTGGGGGCTGCGCTGGTCGACCTCGTGCTGCCGGGCGACTGCGCCGGGTGCGGCGCGCCCGTGCACCCGTGGTGCCCGCGGTGCCGGGCGGACCTCGGGCCGCCCACCCGACCGTACCTGCCCGGCGGGCCGCCCGTCCTCGCCGTCGGGCGCTACACCGGCCCGCTGCGCTCCGCGCTGCTGCGCTACAAGGAGCGCGGCAGGCGGGATCTCGCGGGGCCGCTCGCGGCCATGCTCGCGGCGGCGCTCGACGAGGCCGTCGGGCCGCCACCGGTGTGCCTCGTGCCCGCCCCGTCGCGCGCGGCCGCGGCGCGGGAGCGCGGCGGCGACCACGTCGCCCGCCTGTGCCGTGCGGTCGCGGCGCGGCGGCCCGGCGTGCGGGTCGCGCGGCCGTTGCGGCTGGCCAGCCGGGCACGCGACTCGGTGGGGCTCGACGCCGAGCAGCGCGCCGCCAACCTGGCGGGTCGCGTGCGCGTGCGTCCCGCCGCACTGCCGGCGCCCGGCACCGCCAGCGTGCTGCTGGTGGACGACGTCGTGACGACCGGCGCCACCCTCCGGACCTGCGACGACGCGCTCGCCGCCGCCGGTGTCGCGGTGTGGGCGGCGGTCGTGCTCTGCGACGCCACCACAGCCCGTTGA
- the mtrA gene encoding MtrAB system response regulator MtrA, whose protein sequence is MKSRVLVVDDDPALAEMLTIVLRGEGFDTAVVADGTRALPAVRELRPDVVLLDLMLPGMNGIDVCRAIRSESGVPIVMLTAKSDTVDIVLGLESGADDYVVKPFKPKELVARIRARVRRTEAEPAEQLAIGDVTIDVPAHQVMRDGEQIALTPLEFDLLVALARKPRQVFTREVLLEQVWGYRHAADTRLVNVHVQRLRSKVERDPEHPEVVLTVRGVGYKAGPP, encoded by the coding sequence ATGAAGTCGCGCGTTCTGGTGGTGGACGACGACCCGGCGCTCGCCGAGATGTTGACGATCGTGCTGCGGGGCGAGGGGTTCGACACCGCCGTGGTCGCCGACGGCACCCGGGCGCTCCCTGCCGTCCGGGAGCTGCGGCCCGATGTCGTGCTGCTCGACCTGATGCTCCCGGGCATGAACGGCATCGACGTCTGCCGCGCCATCCGGTCCGAGTCCGGCGTACCGATCGTGATGCTGACCGCCAAGAGCGACACCGTCGACATCGTCCTCGGCCTGGAGTCGGGCGCGGACGACTACGTGGTGAAGCCGTTCAAGCCCAAGGAGCTGGTGGCGCGCATCCGGGCCCGGGTCCGGCGCACCGAGGCCGAGCCCGCCGAGCAGCTCGCGATCGGCGACGTCACCATCGACGTGCCGGCCCACCAGGTCATGCGGGACGGCGAGCAGATCGCGCTCACCCCGCTGGAGTTCGACCTGCTCGTGGCGCTGGCCCGCAAGCCGCGGCAGGTGTTCACCCGCGAGGTCCTGCTGGAGCAGGTGTGGGGCTACCGGCACGCCGCGGACACCCGGCTGGTGAACGTCCACGTGCAGCGGCTGCGGTCGAAGGTCGAGCGCGATCCGGAGCACCCGGAGGTCGTGCTGACCGTCCGCGGCGTGGGGTACAAGGCGGGACCGCCGTGA
- a CDS encoding ArsR/SmtB family transcription factor has product MVAGDVEISEVAALLADRARCRVLLALNDGRALPASVLADEAGVTRATASSHLGKLTDAGLLRVEPQGRHRYYRLAGPHIGELLEKLMEIAPARPVRSLRESTRAGQLRAARTCYDHLAGRLGVEIMAAMIERGYLDGGDGRHHAELARHDRLAGYGRDVDYALTPAGRRWLDEMGVHVPEGRRTLVRYCVDWSEQRHHLAGLLGRSILVRFLSAGWVRRREHGRSVQVTPSGEAVLASALGVRL; this is encoded by the coding sequence GTGGTCGCGGGAGACGTGGAGATCAGCGAGGTCGCGGCGCTGCTCGCCGACCGGGCGCGCTGCCGGGTGCTCCTCGCGCTGAACGACGGGCGCGCGCTGCCGGCGAGCGTGCTCGCCGACGAGGCCGGCGTCACGAGGGCGACGGCCAGCAGCCACCTCGGCAAGCTCACCGACGCCGGACTGCTGCGCGTGGAGCCGCAGGGCCGCCACCGCTACTACCGGCTGGCCGGGCCCCATATCGGGGAGCTGCTGGAGAAGCTGATGGAGATCGCCCCCGCCCGGCCCGTCCGGTCGCTGCGCGAGAGCACGAGGGCGGGCCAGCTGCGGGCGGCGCGCACCTGCTACGACCACCTCGCGGGGCGGCTCGGGGTCGAGATCATGGCGGCCATGATCGAGCGGGGGTACCTGGACGGCGGGGACGGCCGGCACCACGCGGAGCTCGCCCGCCATGATCGCCTCGCGGGTTACGGGCGCGACGTCGACTACGCCCTGACCCCAGCCGGTCGGCGGTGGCTGGACGAGATGGGCGTCCACGTCCCGGAAGGCAGGCGCACGCTCGTCCGCTACTGCGTCGACTGGAGCGAGCAGCGCCACCACCTGGCCGGTCTGCTCGGGCGGTCGATCCTCGTCCGCTTCCTGTCCGCGGGCTGGGTACGGCGCCGGGAGCACGGCCGCAGCGTGCAGGTCACGCCGAGCGGCGAGGCGGTGCTCGCCTCGGCCCTCGGCGTCCGCCTGTGA
- the hpf gene encoding ribosome hibernation-promoting factor, HPF/YfiA family has translation MEIVVTGRNVEVPDHFRVHVADKLGRLERYDHKIVGMEVELFHERNRRQLKSCQRVEITGRGCGPVARAAASAQDFYAALDAAIAKLEERLRRSHDRRRVTPKRTRVMAGRGAATAVLDAPAATAEDRVDDEADLRADDTLDIPVPRAHDEDMPEELPGRIVRSKVHPAEPMSVDDALSRMELVGHDFYLFSDADSGQPCVVYRRKGYDYGMIRLEQ, from the coding sequence GTGGAGATCGTTGTCACCGGCCGGAACGTCGAGGTCCCAGACCATTTTCGGGTCCATGTGGCCGACAAGCTCGGTCGACTTGAGCGGTACGACCACAAGATCGTGGGCATGGAGGTCGAGCTCTTCCACGAGCGCAACCGCCGCCAGCTCAAGAGCTGCCAGCGTGTCGAGATCACCGGCAGGGGGTGCGGGCCCGTTGCGAGAGCGGCGGCCTCCGCCCAGGATTTCTACGCGGCACTGGACGCCGCCATCGCCAAGCTCGAGGAGCGGTTGCGCCGCTCGCACGACCGTCGCCGCGTCACGCCCAAGCGCACCAGGGTGATGGCGGGCCGGGGCGCGGCCACCGCCGTGCTCGACGCCCCGGCGGCCACCGCCGAAGATCGCGTCGACGACGAGGCCGACCTGCGCGCCGACGACACCCTCGACATCCCCGTCCCGCGTGCTCACGACGAGGACATGCCGGAAGAGCTGCCGGGACGGATCGTCCGGAGCAAGGTGCACCCGGCCGAGCCGATGAGCGTCGACGACGCGCTGTCCCGCATGGAGCTCGTCGGGCACGACTTCTACCTGTTCTCCGACGCCGACAGCGGCCAGCCGTGCGTGGTCTACCGGCGCAAGGGCTACGACTACGGGATGATCCGCCTGGAGCAGTAG
- the mtrB gene encoding MtrAB system histidine kinase MtrB, which produces MFTERVRRGLAPARQLIAELTEAWNLAWRRSLQLRVVISTLALSTAVVLVLGLVLQTQIAQRLLQAKEADARVRTETGAVLLERDLAGVDPDREGAQGELNNALDRLTNASSVEDQPATAGEFRAVLTTSARDAGAQVSAGPVEDVPATLREAVAAGTLSSQYTTTLTEQGVEVPTLIVGQPVRTAVGDLEFYLLFPLTAEQRTLGTVQSTLIVGGLVLLLLLAGIAGIVTRQVVRPVRQAAEVAERFADGHLDERMPVQGEDEVARLAESYNEMASSIQSQIRQLEEFGALQRRFTSDVSHELRTPLTTVRMAADVLYASRDELLPALRRSSELLVAELDRFEALLADLLEISRLDAGVAELGAESVDMHGVVTRAVEAVRGIAGETRTPLELDLPVGVHAEVDPRRVERIVRNLVANAIDHSEGKPVRVVLRADERSVAVLVRDHGVGLRPGEAGLVFNRFWRAEESRARRSGGSGLGLSIAIEDARLHGGWLQAWGEIGKGAAFRLTLPRTVGDVVESSPLPLGPEEPAAPTAEPASVPTPPRPRTTTVHASPQEES; this is translated from the coding sequence ATGTTCACTGAGCGGGTGCGCCGCGGCCTCGCCCCGGCCCGCCAGCTGATCGCGGAGCTGACCGAGGCGTGGAACCTCGCGTGGCGCCGCTCGTTGCAGCTGCGGGTCGTGATCAGCACCCTCGCGCTGTCGACGGCCGTCGTGCTGGTGCTCGGCCTCGTGCTGCAGACGCAGATCGCGCAGCGGCTGTTGCAGGCCAAGGAGGCCGACGCCCGGGTGCGCACGGAGACCGGCGCCGTGCTCCTCGAGCGCGACCTCGCCGGCGTCGACCCGGACCGCGAGGGCGCGCAGGGCGAGCTCAACAACGCGCTCGACCGGTTGACCAACGCGAGCTCGGTGGAGGACCAGCCCGCCACCGCGGGCGAGTTCCGCGCGGTGCTCACCACGAGCGCGCGCGATGCGGGCGCGCAGGTCTCCGCGGGCCCCGTCGAGGACGTCCCGGCCACGCTGCGCGAGGCGGTGGCCGCCGGCACGCTCTCCAGCCAGTACACGACGACCCTCACCGAGCAGGGCGTCGAGGTCCCGACGCTGATCGTCGGGCAGCCGGTGCGCACCGCCGTCGGTGATCTGGAGTTCTACCTGCTGTTCCCGCTCACCGCCGAGCAACGCACCCTCGGCACCGTGCAGAGCACGCTGATCGTGGGTGGGCTGGTGCTCCTGCTGCTGCTCGCGGGCATCGCCGGCATCGTCACGCGGCAGGTCGTGCGTCCGGTGCGGCAGGCCGCGGAGGTCGCGGAACGGTTCGCCGACGGCCACCTCGACGAGCGGATGCCCGTGCAGGGCGAGGACGAGGTGGCCCGGCTCGCGGAGTCCTACAACGAGATGGCGAGCAGCATCCAGAGCCAGATCCGGCAGCTCGAGGAGTTCGGCGCCCTGCAACGGCGGTTCACCTCGGACGTCAGCCACGAGCTGCGCACCCCGCTCACCACCGTGCGCATGGCCGCCGACGTGCTCTACGCATCGCGCGACGAGCTGCTCCCGGCGCTGCGGCGCAGCTCGGAACTGCTCGTCGCCGAGCTGGACCGGTTCGAGGCGCTGCTCGCCGACCTGCTCGAGATCAGCAGGCTGGACGCGGGAGTGGCGGAGCTGGGAGCCGAGAGCGTCGACATGCACGGGGTCGTCACCAGGGCCGTCGAGGCCGTCCGCGGTATCGCAGGCGAGACCCGCACACCGCTCGAGCTGGACCTGCCCGTCGGCGTGCACGCCGAGGTCGATCCGCGCCGCGTCGAGCGCATCGTGCGCAACCTCGTCGCCAACGCGATCGACCACAGCGAGGGCAAGCCCGTCCGCGTGGTGCTGCGGGCCGACGAGCGGTCCGTCGCCGTGCTGGTGCGCGACCACGGCGTCGGCCTGCGGCCGGGCGAGGCAGGCCTCGTGTTCAACCGGTTCTGGCGTGCGGAGGAGTCGCGGGCCCGGCGCAGCGGCGGCAGCGGCCTCGGGCTGTCGATCGCCATCGAGGACGCCCGCCTGCACGGCGGGTGGTTGCAGGCCTGGGGCGAGATCGGGAAGGGCGCCGCGTTCCGCCTGACGCTGCCGCGCACCGTGGGCGACGTCGTCGAGTCGAGCCCGCTGCCGCTCGGACCCGAGGAACCGGCGGCCCCGACCGCCGAGCCTGCCTCGGTGCCCACCCCGCCGCGCCCCCGCACGACCACTGTGCACGCGTCCCCGCAGGAGGAGTCGTGA
- a CDS encoding dTMP kinase, whose translation MGRLIVVEGLDGAGKRTLSDALCAALVARGARVARFAFPRYDGDVHAELAREALYGRHGDLAASVHGMALLFALDRRAAAPELRAARGSHDVVLVDRYIASNVAYNAARLHQRADGEFAGWVRELEVERFGVPVPDHQLLLAVPREVAAQRAAHRERTEAGRERDAYESDADLQERTAVVYAQLAEASWLSPWTVLDGGAAIDADALAARLVG comes from the coding sequence ATGGGACGGCTGATCGTCGTGGAAGGACTGGACGGGGCCGGCAAACGCACCCTGTCCGACGCGCTGTGCGCGGCGCTCGTCGCGAGGGGCGCGCGGGTCGCGCGCTTCGCGTTCCCCCGCTACGACGGCGACGTGCACGCCGAGCTGGCCCGCGAGGCCCTCTACGGGCGGCACGGCGACCTTGCGGCTTCCGTCCACGGGATGGCGCTGCTGTTCGCGCTGGACCGCCGCGCGGCCGCTCCCGAGCTGCGGGCCGCCCGCGGGTCGCACGACGTTGTGCTGGTCGACCGGTACATCGCCTCGAACGTCGCCTACAACGCGGCGCGGCTGCACCAGCGCGCCGACGGCGAGTTCGCGGGCTGGGTGCGGGAGCTGGAGGTGGAGCGGTTCGGCGTGCCCGTGCCGGACCACCAGCTGCTGCTCGCCGTTCCGCGGGAGGTGGCGGCGCAGCGGGCCGCGCACCGGGAACGCACCGAGGCGGGCCGGGAACGGGACGCCTACGAGTCGGACGCGGACCTGCAGGAGCGCACGGCCGTTGTGTACGCGCAGCTCGCGGAGGCGTCCTGGCTCTCGCCGTGGACGGTGCTGGACGGTGGCGCCGCCATCGATGCCGACGCGCTCGCCGCTCGGCTCGTGGGATAG
- a CDS encoding MFS transporter has product MIRSTSAAPRPALVAACLGFFVIQLDATVVNVALDAIRADLGGTLADQQWVVASYTVALAAGMLTAGSMGDRFGSRRVCLWGLAAFALASVACAAAPDVPVLIAARTVQGIGAAALLPCSLALIVHQFPDPGERAHALGVWGGVSGIGMAAGPVLGGVLVAASGWPAIFLVNVPVCMAAFVMIRRHAAESPARQAGPLDLPGLVLGTAGLAGLAGGLIEAGHRGWTHPLPLALVLAGATLLPLFVLVERRAREPMLPMSVFTSLRFSAGTGVGFLFNFCLYGSLLCLSLYLQGPLGQSAFAAGMQIFPLTVAICIGAAMSGRLTGRFGARAPMLAGLGAGAAGASLLLAAGSSGPLPLVVTGATVLGFCSFAMPAMTSVVMSGVGADRAGLGSGVLNTARQAGGALGAAVLGSLLVVGSGMSLVVPMAVTVAAYTAAIGLTLLATRR; this is encoded by the coding sequence ATGATCCGCAGTACATCGGCGGCACCGCGGCCGGCCCTGGTCGCGGCGTGCCTCGGCTTCTTCGTCATCCAGCTCGACGCCACCGTGGTGAACGTCGCGCTCGACGCGATCCGCGCCGACCTCGGTGGGACGCTCGCCGACCAGCAGTGGGTCGTGGCGAGCTACACCGTCGCGCTCGCCGCCGGCATGCTCACGGCGGGTTCGATGGGCGACCGGTTCGGCTCGCGGCGCGTCTGCCTGTGGGGGCTCGCGGCGTTCGCGCTCGCATCCGTGGCCTGTGCGGCGGCGCCGGACGTACCGGTGCTGATCGCGGCCCGCACGGTGCAGGGCATCGGCGCAGCCGCGCTGCTGCCGTGCTCGCTGGCCCTGATCGTCCACCAGTTCCCGGATCCAGGGGAACGGGCCCACGCCCTCGGCGTCTGGGGCGGGGTCTCCGGCATCGGCATGGCCGCGGGCCCCGTTCTCGGCGGTGTGCTGGTCGCCGCCTCCGGCTGGCCGGCGATCTTCCTGGTGAACGTGCCGGTCTGCATGGCCGCGTTCGTGATGATCCGCCGCCATGCGGCCGAGTCACCTGCGCGGCAGGCGGGTCCGCTCGATCTCCCCGGGCTGGTGCTGGGCACGGCCGGGCTTGCGGGCCTCGCCGGCGGGCTCATCGAAGCGGGGCACCGTGGCTGGACGCACCCGCTCCCGCTGGCGCTGGTGCTCGCCGGTGCGACGCTCCTCCCGCTCTTCGTGCTCGTCGAGCGCCGTGCCCGTGAGCCGATGCTGCCGATGTCGGTCTTCACGTCCCTGCGGTTCTCGGCGGGCACGGGGGTGGGGTTCCTGTTCAACTTCTGCCTCTACGGCAGCCTGCTGTGCCTGTCGCTCTACTTGCAGGGCCCCCTCGGGCAGTCCGCGTTCGCGGCCGGGATGCAGATCTTCCCCCTCACCGTGGCGATCTGCATCGGCGCCGCGATGAGCGGCAGGCTCACCGGACGGTTCGGCGCCCGCGCCCCGATGCTCGCCGGGCTGGGCGCAGGCGCGGCAGGCGCGTCCCTGCTGCTGGCGGCAGGCTCGTCCGGACCGCTGCCGCTGGTCGTGACCGGCGCGACGGTGCTCGGTTTCTGCTCCTTCGCGATGCCGGCGATGACGTCGGTCGTCATGTCGGGTGTCGGAGCCGACCGCGCCGGTCTGGGCAGCGGTGTGCTCAACACCGCACGGCAGGCAGGCGGTGCGCTGGGCGCAGCGGTCCTCGGCAGCCTGCTGGTCGTCGGGTCCGGGATGTCGCTCGTCGTGCCGATGGCGGTGACCGTCGCCGCGTACACGGCCGCGATCGGCCTCACGCTGCTCGCCACGCGTCGCTGA